The Leishmania donovani BPK282A1 complete genome, chromosome 23 genome contains a region encoding:
- a CDS encoding Csl4p homologue, putative: MPVILHTGARVAPGDAIFTSPAAVTTSHDALEGAAAEEADVVPGEGCVVQYVERYVAPSAPTASAPSAVVERSIIATRHGVAQWDGRLVSVFALASCALASAGGTGYATACGAGASVGSAVSSPRHAVLGPRPGDTVHIRITRLNRLFAFGEILAVNWSWCSHRSFFSAAAGGGSNSGVFKGILRQEDIRPFKPTKDQLLPPPLSLAFGVGDVVLAEVISQSDAHQCQLSTTGEGCGVVESFITTVEGQYGGQAKVKLEHIPGRRDAMMIRSTGEVVPRWCPLLL, encoded by the coding sequence ATGCCTGTCATCCTGCACACCGGTGCTCGCGTCGCACCTGGTGACGCCATCTTCACATCCCCTGCCGCTGTGACGACCTCCCACGATGCCctcgaaggcgctgctgccgaggaggcggatgTTGTGCCGGGTGAGGGATGTGTGGTGCAGTACGTGGAGCGATACGTAGCTCCAAGTGCGCCaaccgcgtcggcgccgtcggcagTGGTGGAGCGCTCGATTATAGCCACCCGTCACGGCGTCGCGCAATGGGATGGGCGCCTTGTGTCTGTCTTTGCCCTCGCCTCCTGCGCTCTTGCCTCGGCCGGTGGGACAGGGTACGCGACAgcgtgcggcgcaggcgcctcCGTCGGTTCTGCAGTCTCGTCTCCGCGACACGCCGTGCTCGGGCCGCGGCCGGGCGACACAGTGCATATCCGCATCACTCGGCTGAACCGCCTCTTTGCCTTTGGCGAGATCCTTGCCGTGAACTGGAGTTGGTGTAGCCATCGCAGTTTCTTctctgcggcggccggcggcggcagcaacagcggcgtctTCAAGGGCATCCTGCGACAGGAGGACATCCGACCGTTCAAACCCACGAAAGACCAGCTGCTGCCCCCTCCGCTGTCGCTGGCTTTCGGGGTGGGGGATGTCGTGCTCGCCGAGGTCATCTCACAGTCCGACGCGCACCAGTGCCAGCTCAGCACCACTGGCGAGGGCTGCGGCGTTGTGGAGAGCTTCATAACCACCGTCGAGGGGCAATACGGGGGCCAAGCGAAGGTGAAGCTGGAGCACATACCCGGCCGTCGCGATGCCATGATGATTCGGAGCACGGGggaggtggtgccgcggtggtgcccgctgctgctatAA